From Pseudoalteromonas viridis, the proteins below share one genomic window:
- a CDS encoding flagellar hook assembly protein FlgD encodes MSNEVNSATSTYVDSLRWPDKQVPTEKNDELKQEDFFALLTQQLSYQDPSKPADNDQMIAQMTNFTMAEGISDLNTKFETLADSMTSNSALQASTLIGKKALLESDTIEHGPDMQARGSIIVTEPVEKLTVSILNDKNELVRTIDLKDQSPGAVRFDWDGKNKEGEMLPPGDYTIKAEGSVNGQFTALPTATFRNIESVNVNGASGIVINTKAGAVRLTDVAELA; translated from the coding sequence ATGAGTAACGAAGTCAATTCAGCAACCTCGACCTATGTCGATTCATTGCGTTGGCCTGATAAGCAGGTTCCAACAGAAAAGAATGATGAGTTGAAGCAGGAGGATTTCTTTGCGTTATTGACTCAGCAGTTGTCTTATCAGGATCCGAGTAAACCGGCTGACAACGATCAGATGATTGCACAAATGACAAACTTCACTATGGCTGAGGGTATTTCAGACCTGAATACGAAGTTTGAAACATTGGCTGATTCTATGACCTCTAATTCTGCATTGCAGGCGTCGACACTCATCGGCAAAAAAGCCTTGCTTGAGTCAGATACGATAGAACATGGCCCGGACATGCAAGCGCGGGGCTCTATCATTGTGACCGAGCCTGTCGAGAAACTGACGGTCAGTATCCTAAATGACAAGAACGAACTGGTAAGAACGATTGATCTTAAAGATCAAAGCCCTGGAGCAGTGCGTTTTGATTGGGATGGCAAGAATAAAGAAGGCGAGATGCTTCCGCCTGGGGATTACACAATAAAGGCTGAAGGGTCAGTGAATGGCCAGTTTACAGCATTACCAACGGCGACTTTCAGGAATATTGAAAGCGTCAATGTCAATGGTGCTAGCGGCATCGTTATTAACACTAAAGCAGGTGCCGTGCGGCTGACTGACGTCGCAGAATTGGCCTAA
- the flgE gene encoding flagellar hook protein FlgE, with translation MSFNIALTGLAAAQKDLDTTANNIANVNTTGFKESRAEFASVYASSVFSAGKTKNGDGVQTTMVAQQFHQGSLNFTQNSLDLAITGEGYFAMSEELGAQDFTYSRAGAFKLNKDNFIVDAQGNFLQGFPVDPSTGDTTSVSLSTSSALQIPDASGSPRATTNVYSSFNLDSRATAPTLPFNHTESATYNSSTSTTIYDSLGEPHILQLFFVKKDPTTDPNEWQVYATLDKKPFGTTGDGTGTPIPPITEFGFDSNGNPATTGNPPVAVTSPTFDAFNIPGGAGTGAGLSSLLTNGATFPNDVALNWRDEANTKPPTQFASRFEVKALEQDGATTGRLAGIDIGSDGKIVASYSNGDSTYLGQVAMVRFSNSQGLQQVGNTGWKKSLTSGEPIAGEPGSGTLGTINSSALEQSNVNLTNELVDLISAQRNFQANSRALEVNSTLQQNILQIR, from the coding sequence ATGAGTTTCAATATTGCATTAACAGGTTTAGCTGCGGCTCAGAAAGATCTGGATACCACAGCTAACAACATTGCCAACGTGAATACGACAGGCTTTAAAGAATCGCGTGCTGAATTTGCATCTGTGTATGCATCTTCCGTATTTAGCGCCGGTAAGACAAAAAATGGTGACGGTGTACAAACCACTATGGTTGCGCAGCAATTTCACCAGGGGTCTTTGAACTTTACTCAGAACTCGCTGGACTTGGCGATAACCGGTGAAGGCTACTTTGCGATGAGTGAAGAACTAGGGGCGCAGGATTTCACGTACTCTCGTGCAGGTGCTTTTAAACTCAATAAAGACAACTTTATCGTTGATGCACAGGGCAACTTCTTGCAGGGGTTCCCGGTTGACCCAAGTACAGGTGATACGACATCGGTGAGTTTGAGTACTTCCTCTGCACTGCAAATTCCAGATGCGTCAGGTTCACCCCGCGCGACAACCAATGTTTACTCGTCATTTAACCTGGATTCAAGAGCTACTGCACCAACGCTGCCATTTAACCATACTGAAAGTGCGACCTATAACAGTTCGACTTCCACAACGATTTACGACAGTTTGGGCGAGCCACACATTTTGCAGCTCTTCTTTGTGAAAAAGGACCCCACAACTGATCCCAATGAGTGGCAAGTTTATGCGACGTTAGACAAAAAGCCTTTTGGTACGACCGGGGATGGCACTGGTACTCCTATACCCCCTATCACAGAATTTGGCTTTGATTCTAATGGTAACCCAGCGACGACTGGTAACCCACCGGTAGCTGTGACAAGCCCTACATTTGACGCGTTTAATATTCCTGGTGGGGCTGGCACAGGCGCAGGCTTGTCTTCATTATTGACTAATGGCGCAACATTCCCCAATGATGTCGCTCTTAACTGGCGTGATGAGGCAAATACCAAACCACCTACACAGTTCGCGAGTCGCTTTGAGGTTAAAGCGCTTGAGCAGGACGGTGCAACAACGGGTCGACTGGCAGGTATTGATATCGGCTCTGATGGTAAAATTGTAGCATCCTACAGCAACGGTGATTCGACTTACTTGGGACAGGTGGCGATGGTCCGCTTCTCAAACTCCCAGGGCCTGCAGCAAGTGGGCAACACCGGATGGAAAAAGAGCTTAACATCGGGTGAGCCGATAGCCGGTGAACCAGGTTCGGGTACATTGGGCACCATCAACTCCTCTGCTCTGGAGCAGTCGAACGTAAACCTGACGAACGAGCTGGTTGACCTGATCAGCGCACAGCGAAACTTCCAGGCAAACTCTCGGGCACTGGAAGTCAACTCAACACTTCAGCAGAACATTCTGCAGATCCGATAA
- a CDS encoding flagellar basal body rod protein FlgF, giving the protein MDKMLYVAMSGAKQNLVGVGLKANNLANANTTGFKADFAQARSMQAFGEGLPTRVFAMQERPGTMMTMGAVTETGRELDIAVDEKSWISVVDAAGEEAYTKVGTLNITADGALVTSHGRQLIGEGGPIILPLPIEKVVFSDDGSIQVRPQGAPANFLEVVDRLKIISADNSKLEKGNDGLFRPREEALEDGECGFCEISPTAKVMSGYLEMSNVNPVHEMVDMINLQRQFEMQMKLMKTAEEIDERHTSLLRIV; this is encoded by the coding sequence ATGGATAAAATGCTGTATGTCGCCATGTCAGGCGCCAAGCAAAACCTGGTTGGTGTCGGGCTGAAAGCAAACAACCTGGCCAACGCCAATACTACCGGTTTTAAAGCCGACTTTGCACAGGCCCGCTCAATGCAGGCGTTTGGTGAAGGGCTGCCCACGCGTGTATTTGCGATGCAGGAGCGCCCGGGAACCATGATGACGATGGGCGCTGTTACTGAAACCGGTCGGGAACTGGATATTGCAGTGGATGAAAAGTCCTGGATCAGCGTGGTAGATGCCGCAGGCGAAGAAGCCTATACCAAGGTCGGTACACTGAATATCACCGCAGATGGGGCGCTGGTCACCAGTCATGGTCGTCAATTAATTGGCGAAGGTGGACCTATTATACTCCCGCTGCCGATAGAAAAGGTGGTCTTCAGTGACGATGGCTCTATTCAGGTTCGTCCTCAGGGCGCACCAGCCAATTTTTTAGAAGTGGTTGACCGATTAAAAATTATTAGCGCAGACAATAGCAAACTTGAAAAAGGCAATGATGGTTTGTTCAGGCCAAGGGAAGAGGCACTCGAGGATGGCGAGTGTGGATTTTGTGAAATTTCCCCAACCGCCAAAGTCATGAGTGGCTATCTGGAAATGTCCAACGTGAATCCGGTTCACGAGATGGTAGACATGATAAACCTTCAGCGTCAGTTCGAAATGCAGATGAAACTGATGAAAACCGCTGAAGAAATTGATGAGCGACACACTTCGCTCCTGCGTATCGTTTAA
- the flgG gene encoding flagellar basal-body rod protein FlgG, giving the protein MNPALWISKTGLDAQQTDISVISNNLANASTVGYKKSRAIFEDLLYQNINQPGGRSSQDTELPSGLMLGAGAKVVANQKNFSQGNMLSTENSLDWMVQGPGFFEIQMPDGTIAYTRNGQFTTDEEGRIVTSGAGFPVQPEMNVPDNANSITISQDGEVSVSIQGEAANTVIGQLVISDFINPSGLEPIGQNLYTETAVSGAPVQGNPGVEGLGSIVQGALETSNVNVTEELVNLIETQRVYEMNSKVIKSVDEMLSYINQQL; this is encoded by the coding sequence ATGAACCCAGCATTATGGATCAGTAAAACCGGCCTAGATGCCCAGCAAACTGATATTTCGGTTATTTCTAATAACCTGGCGAACGCCAGCACCGTCGGCTATAAGAAAAGTCGCGCGATATTTGAAGATTTACTTTATCAGAACATTAACCAGCCAGGGGGTCGTTCCTCTCAAGATACCGAGCTTCCGTCAGGCTTGATGTTAGGTGCGGGTGCCAAAGTGGTGGCAAACCAGAAAAACTTCTCGCAAGGCAATATGCTGAGCACAGAAAACTCACTGGACTGGATGGTTCAGGGGCCTGGCTTTTTTGAAATCCAGATGCCTGATGGCACCATTGCCTACACGCGAAATGGCCAGTTTACCACAGATGAAGAAGGTCGAATTGTGACCTCAGGTGCCGGCTTCCCGGTGCAGCCTGAGATGAACGTCCCGGACAATGCTAATTCCATTACCATTTCTCAGGATGGTGAGGTGTCGGTGAGTATCCAAGGGGAAGCCGCCAATACGGTCATAGGTCAGCTGGTTATCAGTGATTTTATTAACCCGTCGGGTCTGGAACCAATTGGTCAGAACCTTTACACCGAAACCGCTGTAAGTGGTGCGCCGGTTCAGGGCAACCCGGGCGTTGAAGGTCTGGGCTCAATTGTCCAGGGTGCACTGGAAACATCGAACGTTAATGTGACAGAAGAGCTGGTCAATCTGATTGAAACACAGCGAGTTTACGAGATGAACTCAAAAGTGATTAAGTCCGTTGACGAGATGCTTAGTTACATTAACCAACAGCTTTAA
- the flgH gene encoding flagellar basal body L-ring protein FlgH, whose translation MDKLRTLGLVAAGCIALSGCTTTQNKDVKRDDPYYAPMYPEAEAAPVVPTGSLFNAYANDLYSDKKALRTGDIITVVLRESTQASKAANSKLDKDSEVDIDPILGLGGAAVNWGNKSIQLDAGANSSFQGDAQANQSNSLIGNISVNVMRVLPNGNLVIRGEKWLTLNTGEEFIRLEGLVRPQDVNADNTVESNRIANARIQYSGKGDTQEVQSAGWLTKFFMSAIMPF comes from the coding sequence ATGGACAAGTTACGTACACTTGGCCTGGTAGCGGCAGGCTGTATAGCACTGAGTGGTTGTACAACAACGCAAAATAAAGATGTTAAGCGGGACGATCCTTACTACGCGCCCATGTACCCGGAAGCGGAAGCTGCACCCGTTGTGCCAACTGGCTCATTATTTAATGCGTATGCCAACGATCTGTATTCAGATAAAAAGGCCCTTCGCACCGGCGATATTATTACGGTTGTACTAAGAGAGTCGACCCAGGCGTCAAAAGCGGCAAATTCCAAGCTGGATAAAGACAGCGAAGTGGATATCGACCCTATACTTGGGTTAGGTGGGGCGGCAGTCAACTGGGGTAATAAAAGTATTCAGCTGGACGCCGGGGCTAACTCCTCCTTCCAGGGCGATGCCCAGGCCAACCAGTCGAATAGTTTGATCGGTAATATTTCTGTCAATGTCATGCGGGTTTTACCCAATGGTAACTTGGTGATCCGAGGCGAAAAGTGGCTGACATTGAACACAGGTGAAGAGTTTATCCGTCTTGAAGGCCTGGTCAGGCCACAAGATGTGAATGCAGATAATACGGTGGAATCAAACCGTATAGCGAATGCGCGCATTCAGTACTCAGGTAAAGGCGATACTCAGGAAGTACAAAGTGCAGGCTGGCTGACGAAGTTCTTTATGAGCGCCATCATGCCGTTTTGA
- a CDS encoding flagellar basal body P-ring protein FlgI has translation MKLFNMFVLAIALIGSYFAHAERIKDVTMVEGVRSNQLVGYGLVVGLPGTGEQTRFTEQSFKGMLNSFGITMPANLKPKIKNVAAVAVHAELPAFVKPGQTIDVTVSSIGSAGSLRGGTLLQTFLKGVDGNVYAIAQGSMIVGGLGAEGLDGSRVVINTPTVGRIPNGGTVERAVRSPFTQGDHITFNLNRPDFTTAKRLADTINDLVGPQSAQAMDAASVRVIAPRDPSQRVAYLSTLENLEFTPADTSAKIIVNSRTGTIVIGKEVKLQPAAITHGGLTVTIAEQVNVSQPQPLAEGETVATRQSIVDVNQDDSRAFVFDPGSSLDDLVRAINAVGAAPGDLMAILEALKEAGAIHGQLVVI, from the coding sequence ATGAAATTATTCAACATGTTCGTGCTGGCCATTGCGCTCATCGGCAGCTACTTTGCCCATGCTGAACGGATTAAAGATGTGACTATGGTCGAGGGCGTGCGCTCAAACCAGCTGGTCGGATATGGCTTGGTGGTTGGTTTACCCGGCACTGGCGAACAAACCCGTTTTACCGAGCAAAGCTTCAAAGGCATGCTCAACAGCTTTGGTATTACCATGCCCGCCAACCTCAAACCAAAGATTAAAAACGTCGCGGCAGTAGCCGTTCACGCTGAATTACCAGCGTTTGTAAAGCCTGGTCAAACAATTGACGTAACTGTGTCTTCCATTGGTAGTGCAGGCAGTTTGCGTGGTGGCACCTTATTGCAGACCTTTCTGAAAGGGGTCGATGGTAATGTATACGCAATTGCGCAAGGTAGCATGATTGTCGGTGGCTTAGGGGCTGAAGGGCTGGACGGCAGCCGAGTTGTGATCAACACGCCCACCGTTGGACGTATCCCAAATGGTGGTACCGTTGAGCGCGCAGTCAGAAGCCCGTTCACACAGGGAGATCACATTACGTTCAACCTGAACCGTCCCGATTTTACAACGGCCAAGCGTCTGGCTGACACCATCAACGATCTGGTCGGGCCGCAAAGTGCACAGGCGATGGATGCAGCGTCGGTACGAGTGATCGCACCGCGAGATCCATCTCAGCGTGTCGCTTACTTATCGACTCTGGAAAATCTGGAATTCACACCCGCAGATACCTCCGCGAAGATCATCGTGAATTCACGTACCGGCACCATAGTCATTGGTAAAGAAGTCAAACTGCAACCTGCGGCCATCACCCACGGTGGCTTAACCGTCACCATTGCCGAGCAAGTGAATGTGTCTCAGCCGCAGCCTTTGGCTGAAGGTGAGACAGTCGCTACGCGTCAGAGCATTGTCGATGTTAACCAGGATGACTCTCGTGCGTTTGTCTTTGACCCTGGCTCCAGTTTGGATGACCTGGTTCGGGCTATCAATGCCGTGGGTGCAGCACCTGGCGACTTGATGGCGATCCTTGAAGCGTTAAAAGAAGCCGGCGCGATACATGGTCAATTAGTCGTCATTTAA
- the flgJ gene encoding flagellar assembly peptidoglycan hydrolase FlgJ, with protein sequence MKTDPTRNQSFYDLTDLNSLRQDALKGAGDANASEEALRKAAQQFESIFTQMMLSSMRKANEVLEDKDSPFNSSSVKFYRDMHDQQMSMQLSSEGSLGLADLIVQQLSPNRDGYMPGSVLRTGAELQSDRIANGEANQASVEKERKAEKQPEVKESAPDDVRFEDPESFINQLWEHAKSAAAKIGLNPAVMVAQAALETGWGKHIIARQDGESSFNLFNIKADKRWQGDSASKMTLEFEQGLPVKKQANFRAYDSLKESINDYVDFLQTNPRYQEALTKTDNPEQYLDALQQAGYATDPDYAEKIKRVLGRGEFQSMLSASVHQGVN encoded by the coding sequence ATGAAAACTGATCCGACTCGCAACCAAAGTTTCTATGACTTAACCGATTTGAACTCGTTAAGACAAGACGCGCTGAAAGGTGCTGGTGATGCCAATGCCTCTGAAGAAGCGTTGCGTAAGGCGGCTCAGCAGTTCGAATCTATTTTCACTCAGATGATGTTATCCAGTATGCGTAAAGCGAATGAGGTACTGGAAGATAAAGATAGTCCGTTTAATTCCAGCAGCGTCAAGTTTTATCGCGATATGCACGATCAGCAGATGTCTATGCAACTGTCCAGTGAGGGGAGCTTAGGTCTTGCTGATCTCATTGTGCAGCAGTTATCGCCTAACCGTGATGGGTATATGCCAGGCTCGGTATTGCGCACTGGTGCCGAGTTGCAAAGTGATCGCATTGCCAACGGTGAGGCGAATCAAGCGAGCGTCGAAAAAGAACGCAAAGCCGAGAAGCAGCCTGAGGTGAAAGAGAGTGCGCCTGACGACGTGCGATTCGAAGACCCTGAGTCTTTCATTAATCAGCTTTGGGAGCACGCTAAATCTGCCGCTGCCAAGATTGGTTTGAACCCTGCTGTGATGGTTGCACAGGCTGCACTGGAAACGGGCTGGGGCAAACATATTATTGCGCGTCAGGATGGTGAAAGCAGCTTCAACCTGTTCAACATAAAAGCAGACAAGCGCTGGCAAGGCGACAGCGCCAGTAAAATGACACTCGAGTTTGAACAGGGTCTGCCCGTCAAAAAGCAAGCGAACTTCAGAGCGTATGACTCGCTCAAAGAGAGCATCAATGATTATGTCGATTTCCTGCAAACCAATCCCAGGTATCAGGAGGCCTTAACTAAGACAGACAATCCGGAGCAATATCTGGATGCGCTGCAGCAGGCCGGTTACGCCACTGATCCAGATTATGCAGAAAAAATTAAACGTGTGTTGGGCAGAGGAGAATTTCAGTCCATGTTGTCAGCGTCAGTGCATCAGGGAGTAAACTAA
- the flgK gene encoding flagellar hook-associated protein FlgK produces MSFNLMNIGSSGVRASSELLQTTSKNIANLNTKGYVRERTEHTTMINNQVGRGETVRLLNEFAQKQLNRDLSSQAYYDQFVTEATRVDTLFGEESNNLNQSINSLFNNMQEAMNLPSSTVARSLFLTDAQNLIDQMDRLSGIVFDQSNIVNEQLSIYSDEANNLIQKISDMNAQVAALNGNNSDGSGSSLLNQRDQAIRDLAELVDIETLDGANGEKLVFLGSGQSLVMENGSFSLFSMDGDPDPNHKTLTLDVQDGSAVALEVDHTTLRGKIGGLIAFRDDILVPAQTQLGQIGLSLADAFNQQNHLGMDLDGNLGGDIFTMPTVGGFPYASNTSTAQLTATVEPGKGKEVPATDFRVTYTAANTVEIAAVDSKGNVLGSPVTATVNAGVIDSNSVAPGVDMFGLQMNLTGTANVGDSFLVKLNSGTAGNLKLATDRPESLALASPIRTEIAANNVSTATISVGSVTNTDPATSNFTAAPPSLTNGAITLTKTANPNEYQIVDGNGTNTFTITPPAENILAQAGGAYASYGFDFNIEGTPSTGDTYTIEFNTGGFDDNRNGLELSKLQSAELVRQNVVTTATADNLKTFNEAYAGLVTEIGVVANQAKTNGAAYEALAAQSEAWYESMAGVNLDEEAANLLRFQQSYSAAAQVLSAARTVFDTLLSAAR; encoded by the coding sequence ATGTCATTTAACCTAATGAATATCGGGTCATCAGGGGTCAGAGCCAGCTCTGAGCTCTTGCAAACGACCAGTAAAAACATCGCAAACCTGAATACCAAAGGCTATGTTCGTGAACGGACTGAACATACCACCATGATTAACAACCAGGTTGGTCGTGGGGAAACCGTACGTTTGCTTAATGAGTTTGCTCAGAAACAGCTTAACCGGGATCTTTCGAGCCAAGCTTATTACGATCAATTTGTGACGGAAGCCACTCGGGTAGATACTTTATTTGGTGAAGAGTCAAACAACCTAAATCAGAGCATTAATTCGCTGTTTAACAACATGCAGGAGGCAATGAACTTACCTTCCTCAACGGTGGCGCGCTCGCTGTTTTTGACTGATGCGCAGAACTTGATCGATCAGATGGACCGCTTGTCCGGTATTGTGTTTGATCAGAGTAACATCGTAAATGAACAATTGTCGATTTATTCTGATGAGGCTAATAACCTGATCCAAAAAATCAGTGATATGAACGCTCAGGTTGCAGCACTCAATGGAAACAACAGTGATGGCAGTGGCAGTTCATTGCTGAATCAGCGAGACCAAGCCATCAGAGATCTTGCCGAGCTGGTGGATATAGAAACCTTAGACGGTGCCAACGGTGAGAAATTGGTTTTTCTGGGCTCAGGTCAGTCTTTGGTGATGGAAAATGGTAGCTTTAGTCTTTTTTCGATGGATGGAGATCCCGATCCTAACCATAAAACACTAACACTTGACGTCCAAGATGGTTCAGCTGTGGCGCTTGAGGTGGATCACACTACACTGAGAGGAAAAATTGGCGGCCTGATAGCATTTCGTGATGATATTCTGGTACCAGCGCAAACTCAGCTTGGTCAAATCGGGCTTTCGCTTGCCGATGCATTTAATCAACAAAACCATTTGGGTATGGATCTTGATGGCAATCTGGGTGGCGATATTTTCACTATGCCAACTGTGGGTGGTTTTCCCTATGCCAGTAATACCAGTACGGCACAATTAACGGCGACCGTTGAACCCGGTAAAGGCAAAGAAGTGCCCGCTACCGATTTCAGAGTAACTTATACCGCGGCAAACACCGTTGAAATTGCGGCTGTAGATAGCAAAGGTAATGTTCTGGGGTCGCCGGTGACAGCAACGGTTAATGCGGGTGTGATCGATTCAAACTCTGTTGCGCCGGGCGTGGATATGTTCGGCTTACAAATGAACCTGACAGGCACAGCCAATGTCGGGGATAGCTTTCTTGTCAAGCTCAACTCAGGTACAGCGGGTAATCTAAAGCTGGCCACAGATCGCCCTGAAAGTCTGGCACTGGCCTCACCTATTCGGACCGAAATAGCGGCCAATAACGTCAGTACGGCGACCATTTCAGTCGGCTCCGTTACTAATACGGATCCAGCGACGAGTAATTTTACAGCGGCACCACCGAGCCTCACTAATGGTGCGATTACTCTGACCAAAACGGCAAACCCCAATGAATATCAGATTGTGGATGGTAATGGTACCAACACCTTTACCATTACGCCGCCGGCAGAAAATATCCTTGCCCAGGCGGGTGGAGCGTATGCCAGCTATGGCTTCGACTTCAATATTGAGGGGACACCTTCAACGGGTGATACTTACACTATTGAATTCAATACGGGTGGTTTTGACGATAACCGAAATGGCCTGGAGTTAAGCAAACTGCAAAGTGCGGAGTTGGTTCGACAAAATGTCGTTACAACTGCAACAGCAGACAATCTGAAAACGTTCAATGAAGCCTATGCCGGTTTGGTCACAGAAATTGGCGTTGTGGCTAACCAGGCTAAAACCAACGGTGCAGCCTATGAAGCATTGGCTGCGCAATCTGAAGCCTGGTACGAATCTATGGCTGGCGTAAACCTGGATGAAGAGGCGGCGAATTTGTTACGTTTCCAACAATCTTACTCAGCGGCTGCGCAAGTACTTAGCGCAGCAAGAACTGTGTTTGACACCTTATTAAGTGCGGCGAGGTAA
- the flgL gene encoding flagellar hook-associated protein FlgL — MRLSQNMMYQNNLNSILDNQQEVNKAMQQVNTQKRVLTASDDPSAMARALLYTDRITTNEQYTKNLTMLKGRLDTQEGVLENIKGSLTRAIELTVQAGNGSLTEPDRAALSEELSAIKTAVLDLMNAKTEDGRYIFSGYQDNTVAYSFDSANSRYVYNGDQGQHKIKVADGVEIKSSDNGFDVFESVPQRLNVLQNNVPGATVYVVDQNPFDDFHKARYNPDPTGPANRNQITIQTDPATPNGYEMFQGGVSIGTGTYGGSQINVGGMEITLSGPLPVTFELEAPQKDNVLNTLDSLITGLNNNSISDDDYRQVLADAMIGIESAKNRVSQTQSGLGGRLNTATRITDANADLDINNKMAKADLVELDMAEAITELTKHETALQASQATFGRLSNLSLLDFIR, encoded by the coding sequence ATGCGTTTATCTCAAAATATGATGTATCAGAACAATCTGAATTCGATACTCGATAATCAGCAGGAAGTGAATAAAGCTATGCAGCAGGTCAATACGCAGAAGCGCGTATTGACGGCATCTGATGACCCATCGGCAATGGCACGGGCTTTATTATACACAGACCGGATAACAACGAACGAGCAATATACCAAAAACTTGACCATGCTCAAAGGTCGATTGGACACCCAAGAGGGGGTACTTGAGAACATCAAGGGTTCATTGACCAGGGCTATTGAGCTAACAGTCCAGGCTGGTAACGGATCCCTGACAGAACCGGATCGAGCTGCTCTGTCTGAAGAGCTTAGCGCCATAAAAACAGCAGTCCTGGATCTTATGAATGCGAAAACAGAAGATGGTCGATATATATTTTCTGGTTACCAGGACAATACCGTAGCGTACTCCTTTGACAGCGCTAATAGCCGGTACGTATATAATGGCGATCAGGGACAGCATAAGATTAAAGTCGCCGATGGTGTAGAGATCAAATCCAGTGACAATGGTTTTGATGTATTTGAAAGCGTTCCTCAAAGACTTAATGTGCTCCAAAATAACGTGCCTGGAGCGACGGTTTATGTGGTTGATCAAAACCCCTTTGATGACTTTCACAAAGCAAGGTACAACCCAGATCCTACAGGCCCGGCAAACCGGAACCAGATAACTATCCAGACCGATCCTGCTACGCCGAACGGTTATGAGATGTTCCAGGGCGGTGTGTCAATTGGCACCGGAACATATGGCGGCAGTCAAATTAATGTCGGTGGTATGGAAATCACTTTATCAGGCCCGTTACCAGTGACGTTTGAATTAGAAGCACCTCAAAAGGATAATGTACTAAATACATTGGATAGCTTAATTACGGGGCTCAACAATAACAGCATCAGCGATGATGACTACCGGCAAGTACTTGCCGATGCCATGATAGGTATAGAGAGTGCGAAAAACAGAGTTTCGCAGACACAATCTGGGTTAGGCGGGCGATTAAACACAGCCACGCGTATTACTGATGCAAATGCGGATCTAGATATCAATAACAAAATGGCAAAAGCAGACTTGGTTGAATTGGATATGGCGGAAGCTATTACCGAATTGACTAAACACGAAACTGCTTTGCAGGCTTCGCAGGCCACGTTTGGACGGTTGTCTAATTTATCACTGCTAGATTTCATACGTTAG
- a CDS encoding flagellin, which translates to MALYVNTNASSLNAQRQLMNSGNALDTSFKRLSSGFRINSAADDAAGLQISDRLTSQINGLNQGNRNANDGISLAQTAEGSMDEVTSMFQRMRTLAQQASNGSNTDEDRLAIQEEIRSLSAEVNRVAEDTTFGGQNLLDGTYEASFQVGADAVQTIGFSMRTVGTTANGANSLTANGGFTLSGIAGIASSVTGTAGTSLASLSELSSVGSSAVVGSSFTYAGVFIASSVSVSSQSNAQRVLAGMDALIAVVDKKRAELGAVQNRFQSTIRNQSNISENLAAAKSRIKDTDFAQETANLTKMQILQQASQTILSQANQRPQAALSLLG; encoded by the coding sequence ATGGCACTTTATGTAAATACTAACGCAAGTTCATTGAATGCTCAAAGACAATTGATGAATTCAGGCAATGCACTAGATACATCATTTAAACGCTTGTCATCAGGTTTTCGTATCAACAGCGCTGCTGACGATGCGGCAGGTCTACAAATTTCAGACCGTTTGACATCACAAATCAACGGTTTAAACCAAGGTAACAGAAATGCCAACGATGGTATTTCACTAGCACAAACTGCTGAAGGTTCAATGGACGAAGTTACTTCAATGTTCCAGCGTATGCGAACTTTGGCACAGCAGGCGTCAAACGGCTCAAATACCGATGAAGACCGTCTGGCTATACAGGAAGAGATTCGTTCACTTTCTGCTGAAGTTAACCGTGTTGCAGAGGACACCACGTTTGGTGGTCAAAACCTGTTAGACGGTACTTATGAGGCGAGTTTCCAGGTTGGTGCTGATGCAGTACAAACAATTGGCTTCAGCATGCGGACGGTAGGCACAACAGCAAATGGTGCCAATTCATTGACGGCAAACGGTGGATTTACGCTCTCAGGTATCGCTGGAATTGCGAGCTCGGTCACTGGAACAGCTGGTACGTCACTAGCGTCATTGTCAGAGCTGAGTTCAGTCGGTAGCAGTGCGGTAGTAGGTAGTTCATTCACCTATGCTGGTGTGTTCATCGCAAGTAGTGTGAGTGTGTCGAGTCAGTCAAATGCACAACGAGTGCTGGCAGGTATGGATGCACTGATTGCAGTAGTTGATAAGAAACGTGCTGAACTGGGTGCTGTACAGAACCGCTTCCAGTCAACAATCAGAAACCAGTCAAATATTTCTGAGAACTTAGCAGCTGCAAAATCACGTATTAAAGATACTGATTTTGCTCAGGAAACTGCGAACTTAACGAAAATGCAGATCCTACAACAGGCGAGTCAGACTATCTTGAGTCAGGCTAACCAGCGTCCACAGGCTGCATTAAGTCTACTGGGATAA